The sequence CTCAAACTAAAATCTCTTTGTTGTGATAATAGTGGAGAATAAACTAGCCATGCTTTCCAACAATTCTTATGTCATGGCATTGCTTAACAATTTATGTGTCCAAATACGACATAGCAAAATGGCCTAACTGAATGAAAGCATCGCAATATTCTCAAGCTTACTTGTACTCTATTTGTGCAATCTTCACTACCTATGCAATTTTGGGTTTAGATTGCTCATACAACTGTATACTTAATTAACATATtaccctcttcttctttacaGAACATTAGCCCCTACGAAAGCTTCTCCATTATAAGTCAGATTATGCTTTTCTCAAATCCTATGGATGTGCCTGCTATCTATGGCTCTGACCCTACTATCATAACAAGCTCGAATTTCGCAGTCAGCCATGTGTCTTCATTGGTTATGGTGTTCAACAAAAAGGGTATCGATGTCTTGATGTAACTACATGTTGTGTTTATGTCTCACATCACGTTGTGTTTGATGAGACTGTTTTCCCATTTAAACGCTCTCTTCCAAACCACCACCGAACCAACCCCTCAGACTCCTCATCTACATCCCATTTTATTTGCCTCCTAAAGCACCACCTAACTTACCCTCGCCACCCCCTCATCTCCTCACTCTTATTCTCCTATTTTCCCGCACCACTAGGCATACCTAGTCCTCTTCATGATCCTTCCTCCTCACCATCCCCTACCCCTGCTACTCAACTAGCATCTCATGTAATCACCCTTCACCCAAATCCTCCTCTAAATACACACCCAATGTAGACTCGTTCCAAGGGTGGAATCTTCAAATCCAAGTCCCTTGTTTCCCGCCATCCTTTTCCCTCAACCCTCCTTGCCTTTACCCTTCCTCTACCTTTCCcttatactatttataaataataataaatattaaaaatattatatatatatatatatatataaaggaccGCCTAGCTCATGTGggtcaaaaatagtatagccgcgcggctatactgtttttataattaaaaaatccaCGTATAGTCACGCGGTTATACTATttattggaagaaaaaaaaaaaggacccttCTAGTTGCATTGGTTTATACTtgatagatattaatttgctaggTTCGACATCTCCAAAGCAGatattgaagagagagaaatttcacAGTAAATCAATTTgagagttcaatttttttcttcttttttttgtgtgggaaTGTTTGCCTTTGGTCTACCTCGTTCTCTCGAGAGCTACTAAATTATGTTACTGCACACATTATTTGTTGTAGAGAATTGCATGTTGAGTTGGAGTATTCTTGGTAATTGCTTCACATTTCAAACAACACTTTACATGAAGAATACTACAACCTCGATTACTACTATACCCAAAaagtttgaaattgttgttctGGTTGGCATAGAGATTGCCAAATGACcatcttgcatttttgttaCAACAAGAAATAATCTTAGCCTCTCACATTCTTTCATAGTTAGTAAAATACAGAAtaggaaaaatatgaataaaatacgtACGTGTTTTAGTCCGTATATTTTGGCAAATTACAAGTGATAAGTTcggccactatataatattttaatataaattatttttattcaataatatgctaaaatgatgtgtataatacgtgaattttgtgtataattgaaaattttgtaaaaaaacaagtgtattaaacatgacaAATACATATGTATGTGTACAATACGAGTACTAAACGTGAAAATACTAAATTCTTTATGCGGATAATAGctctgaaaaaataaaaactcaaaaagggACACTAGAGATTCAtgtaatggcctaatagtaatggataatacTCTAAATTGatcttaattatataatttaaaaaaacccgAGTATAGCctcacggctatactatttatataataaaaaaaataaaaaaaacccggCTGTCACCTAGTGCCCACGTGTCCAAAActgtatagccgatcggctatactattttttttattaaaaaaacctcGCCTGGCATCTGACGCTCACGtgtcaaaaatagtatagccgtaaaaataaattccaaGTATAgccaataaaaaattgtattatAGCCGCACGACTGTACGTTTTAAGTAGGTTATATTTAATAGCAGTAttgccgcacggctatactatttattaaaagaattaaaagttATAATCAATCAGTATCTATGAAGTAGAACGTGGTCACCTAATCACTGTTGCCAGTAAGCCTTTCAACAACTTGATCGGGCATACTGGTCGTAAGCAAAAGTGCATTAAAATTGCCCAAAagccaagaagaacaaaagAGAATGAATGTTACTTCTGAAATATTGAATTAACCAATCCTTCAAATGTTTTCTGTGATGATTTTGCTGCAAACTCATCCATATGCACACACTTTTCCACACGGCCTCCTGCACAGCCAATATTTGAATCCTCATCTCATCATTTGGTTGAGCTCTCTAGCAGCTGCAGCTCTCATATGTCATCACCCAAATTCAGAATCAGTGAAACCAAGCTCCCTAGCATATATGAAAGTTATCCTCCATGCAAATGACCTTTGCTGTGCCCACAGATCTTATAGTGGCCGATTTAGTTCTTTTCCCTGGCAACAGTATTTTACTCTCCCGGTCGCAACTTGCCCCAAAGAAATGTAAAACTTGTTTGAACATATTTCCAGAACCGGACCCCAGCTCAGGAAAATGAAGAACACAAATTAAGTTCTCAGGGTTTCTTGTTCAGAGGAAATTGTCTCAAATAAACCTGCAGAAGTTTTATGTGGTTAGTGACATAATTTTTCATTGAAGTGGACTTCCAGATGCACTAACCAATTAAAGTTGAAAGGTTTGCTTTACTTACAGTTATATAGCTCGGCTTAAACGAGCAGCAAATGCCCCATCAAGGAAATGCTTTACAGGGTTGGAGAAATAGAAACCATGCTCAGTTACAAAATCAGGTGGAACGTATCTGCCAATAGGATCTATGCAAAAATCCTGAAAACCCAGGAATAATAttgtaaataaagaaaacaaagatgcACAAGAATACATTTACAACTGTGCAGTACCACACACGGATGTACATAGTGTTCTATTTCATAGAGCACTGTCACCAACTGtgcaaaattttccatttttttcaaTCTAGTATTTAGGAAAGCTGGTCGAAAAGACCTGCTGGACTTGGGGAagccaatttttttgttttaatgaaCATAACACTTGACATTTTAACAGAACATTCATTTTGTACTTGGTAACTTGTAAGCATCGGCTTTTGTATAGCCAAGCTCCAAAGAGAATATGCAGGTAAGTTCAACAATTTCCGCTTGGAACTCAAAAACATGAAACAGTCCCGTCTTTTTGATAAGCAAAAACTATGAAACAGTTCCTCCCCCTCAAAAGAGCATAAgctgaaaataataataataataataataaaaaggacTAAAGcgctaaaagaaaaatcaggtTGTAGCCCTTACTGGATGCCTGAGAAGAAATGCGGCTATCCTCTCTTCATTCTCTTCTGGATCTATAGAGCAGGTACTGTATACTAAAACTCCACCAGGCTTGACCAATCTGTAAATGCACATTAAACCTTTAACACTTGAggtaaaattaaaaaggaaaaatacaaGTGACAAGAAACTTATTTTCTTATGCACAAACCACGACTGCCAAAATCCAAGAAAAGGGGAGGTGGTGGTTATAGTTCGTTACAACTATTCACGATTTTCATCTCCATTATTTACGACAGATCACTTCATTGATCAGGGTAAAAGGAATTCACGACTTGAAGATTTTAGACCTTGAATAGATCAAAATATTATTCAGATTTTATGAACATGTTTCAAATCTATTATGAGTAAAAGCATCGCAGTTGAAGTGCAAAACTTGGAATTGTTGAACCTCAAGTGCATTAGGTTCTTTTTCAtatctattttttcttctcttttttcttttttgggtgggGGAGACAACTAACATAAATTCTGGAGTTTTAGAATTTTTCAACTAGAAAAGAACCTTCATGATGTTAAATAAGATgtgagttgagagagagaaagagagaggatttGGTATTACAGGGAAGCTGCATCAAGGAGCTCATCCTGCAAATTCTTAAGCTGCTCCATATCCTCTAATTTCCTGTTCCAACGCAAGTCTGCTctcttcaaaattcaaaaggaaaaatagcatcaaataaattatatatatataattggaacaaaaacaaaagtacatGTGATTCTTATACAATCACCTTAGAGAGAACACCCAGTCCAGAGCATGGAGCATCCAACAGAACTTTATCACACTTCATAGTATTATTGTCCTGGAGAAAAAGATAAGGAACATATAAGAAATTTCATGCCCCAAAAAACAACTCTGGACAAGGTTTGATGACTTACAGAAAAAGTACGGAAATCTGCATGGATAGTGGTGATGACACCATCTACTTGGTGCAACTTAGCCGTCTCTTTGAGGATTCTCAACCGGCCTTCATTTATGTCAACTGCATGTACCATACCTAAAATCCAATGGTAAACCTCTCTCATTAGTTATAGGTTCTCAACATCAAtagtaaaagaaaatcagaTGGTCTAACATCGTCATCATTTCAAGATTAAATTTATCAATACAAGAATTAAGACTTCTATATTTTCTTACACAAAATGTTATAATACAGATGATGGATACCTTGGCCACTCAAAAGGGATGCCATGTAAAGAGTCTTTCCTCCAGGAGCAGCACAACAATCAACAATGCTTTCACCCGGTTGAGGATCTACAACAGAAACTACCAGACCTGCAACAAGATTGCACTATATAATTTGAGGAGATACCAATATAAAGGTCCAACAACATTGAATTGGAAAATAAATTGGATTTCTGTATTCAGACACTTCCAAAAAAGTAGAATACAGCTCAAGCAGAATGCATAAATTTTCCTATGCATACATGAAAGCATGGACAAATGTTATTTTTCAAGAAATCATTTGATAGGCAAGTGGCGCAtgcttggaaaacaaaaacaatataataaaacaaggaaaaaactgaaaatgtgtaaaacaaaaacaatttgattgtTAAACCAATCTACCAATTACTCAAGTATCTTGCTTGAACTAAAATCAAGAGGAAACTGACCTGCACTCTCATCCTGAACTGAGCATAAACCTTCTTTCAATAGACCAGCTTGTATGACCATCTGAATCAGCAAAATTTAGGTAGTTAGGACCTTTAGTAGCTCTCCAAAAAGTACAGAGCTTCCCATAAAAACTTTTAaattgtaaataaaataaaacaaaagtagcTAGTTGTACAAATGCTTGCACTTTAACTTATTcttcaaaacaagaaaacacaaaataacATCTCAAAGTATTGTCTGTAGAAAATATAGCAGAATAGGATGGTACTCCGTACAGAAAAAATTTACCCACTGAAACAAACTGCAAATTTAACTCATACCTGCAACCCTGTTTTCATACGGACGAAAtcattcaaataaaaagagagCTCGTGCGGAACCTGAAgttcaagaaaagaaaattagcaAGCATATCTGGGGATAGAGGCTAGGCCAATAAAATATGATAGGCAAAAATAACGTATATGTTCTTGCGTGTTATTCTGtgtgttgagagagagagagagagagagagagaggaggggtGGTCCATTTTAAAGAACCTTCAACATCACCAAACTAGAAACTGAAAAGGATAATCAATAACCTTTAACACATCAAGCTTCCTCACAAGGTCAGCTCTTGAAACACCTTTCCCACTGTTTGCCCTGTCATTAGCACCAGGAAACGGTAATCATGATATTCATGTTCCTAGAAGGAAaatagaaaggaaagaaactAGAAACCTTAAGCTGAAACTAGGATCACTGTTATTCCACATCATTAATCTAATTGCTTCTTCTTGTCCAAGATGCTTAGTCCACCGCCTTACCATCCACTGGAAAATGAAAGTATTGAAAATAAGGAAGGGCGAAGATGAAAAAAACTATCAAGGCCAGCTATTTGTTACTCAAGTTTTGATTCCACCAGAGGTAGAATTAAATGTTAAGTTTCATGGAGATCTGCAAATATTCACAGTTTTGAATGCTTTGGAGTGGATTGTTGTGGTAATATATCTATCATTGACAAAAATCCCTCAAACCAGTAGGTGATTACTTTCTATTTTCTAGCTCTACGGTGGTCCCATGAACCTGATTATCGTTTACCAGTATTCAAAAGAAGTATGAACAACATTACAATTATAAACTTACAACTGGATGAGAGTGCAGAGTGGCAAGAGCACGTGCTTGTGTGCGATCATCACCCTCCAATTTGGGTAGAGGAAGAGACCTATTTTCCtgaaaaacccaaatttgaagacattaaataaatatgtcAATGTAATTACATGATTATATTATAccataaaactaaaataatgCCTCACCATATGAAGAACAAGCTTCCTGAGAATTGCATTGACCATGTTGCCAGCACCATGTCTAAGGGCAACTTTTGCAAGCCTCACATTCTGCAGTTTTTTACAACTATGGATTTAGAAAACTAACGCAATTACATACAATGTTAAAGAGAACATTTAGAACTTGTTACATAAACTGGGGAAAAGACTCAAGTAGCACTAGAGCCAATATTGACCACATGTCAAACCCAACTTGACAAAACTTTGGAGCAACCAAACTATTTGAACCCCATTCATGGTGAATACTATCTCATCTTCAAGCCAAAATCAGAATTTCTCCCTTATCAAAATAGTCAGATCAAGATGACAATTGAGGCTTCCGGAAAACTCTCCAGCAACCGAAATAGATTGAGGAAAAATAGGAGaatttgaaaagagaaaataaaattacctCATCTACAACAGCATATGGTGGCATATCCAGCTTAATAATCTCATAGAAACCAATCCGGAGAATCTAAATACACAGGTAGATAACACCAAAATTAGCTACTTGGTCACCAGGAAAGTAAAGTCACAACCGCCAACATTTCTAAAAGTAACTAGATAATTAATTGCATATCCTATAACTGGAGTTCTCACCACCGatgcaattaaaaaataggtcCATCTCATTAAACTACAGAAAAACATCTACATAAATTAAAGACATTCCATGGAACTCCTTCCAACACAGTGAGACAAGTGCAAAAGATTCTATACGTGAGTGTAAAATACCTGCAAAAGAAGTGGTTCCATCCTGGTAAATGTGTTTGCATCATGACACAGTGAACTAATCAAATGATCAAGATATCTCTTCCAGCGGATTGTACCTCCAACAATATCAGTGACCTATACAGttgaatttaaaagaaaatggcaaaagaaaagaaaaagagaaatattcAAGTACGGCTTCAGTCCCATCATAATGATAACTTCAAGAAACTAAAATATTAACCATATCCCACTTTCACCTAGGCTATATTTTGCTTACACACACTCACAGCTATACCTGTTCCAAATACTGAAGTGAATCTTTTACTAGTGATATTCTAATAAACAAACATAAAGTGCACAAATTAGATAAtaggaagagagagataacCAATCTAAGATCACGATCCTCTAAATCCCGTGTGCGAAACCCAAGAGTTCTTCCTACATATCCCATCTCATTTGCACCAGAACCCTTGCCTTTCTCATTGAGAAGATCAGCAAAAGCACCTCCCATCTCTATTCTCATCAATCTCACTGCAGAAACTgagcaaaagcaaaaacaaatccACATTAAGGAAtcaacattttaaaaaaaaaaaaatgagggcATGTCATCCTCTTGTGTACAAATATAAGCACGGTTAAACCAACCACTAAGCAAATCAGCAAAAAAATGCATATAAAGGAAACCTCATAATCCAAAACTCATTAAACActgacacacacacacacacacacacacacacatagaGGTGAAAACTTACCAGCTCTGTGAGGAGAAATCTCCAAATTCACCTTCTGGGTTTTGTGTGAGGGATTCAAATTACCTATAAAGTAACACACTTTAGTGACAGCATCAAGAACTCACTGTAGCATCAATTTGGAACCAAATTCACACCCCCAAACTAGTTTCCACTAAGTTAACAATAAGGACGAGAACTTTTGAACGCCACACTAAGCTAGCAAATGTAGGCTCTGTCTTCTACCAAGAGTCTCAAATCATAATCCatacttttcttcttttctcagCATTTTCTATGGAAATGAACAGAAAATTTCACCTTTCCTAGGAGCAGAA comes from Prunus dulcis chromosome 6, ALMONDv2, whole genome shotgun sequence and encodes:
- the LOC117631087 gene encoding probable ribosomal RNA small subunit methyltransferase B is translated as MAHVLSLRVLLSAETNRSSFSSKSLKLDKRTKTSISAPRKGNLNPSHKTQKVNLEISPHRAVSAVRLMRIEMGGAFADLLNEKGKGSGANEMGYVGRTLGFRTRDLEDRDLRLVTDIVGGTIRWKRYLDHLISSLCHDANTFTRMEPLLLQILRIGFYEIIKLDMPPYAVVDENVRLAKVALRHGAGNMVNAILRKLVLHMENRSLPLPKLEGDDRTQARALATLHSHPVWMVRRWTKHLGQEEAIRLMMWNNSDPSFSLRANSGKGVSRADLVRKLDVLKVPHELSFYLNDFVRMKTGLQMVIQAGLLKEGLCSVQDESAGLVVSVVDPQPGESIVDCCAAPGGKTLYMASLLSGQGMVHAVDINEGRLRILKETAKLHQVDGVITTIHADFRTFSDNNTMKCDKVLLDAPCSGLGVLSKRADLRWNRKLEDMEQLKNLQDELLDAASLLVKPGGVLVYSTCSIDPEENEERIAAFLLRHPDFCIDPIGRYVPPDFVTEHGFYFSNPVKHFLDGAFAARLSRAI